One genomic window of Gossypium hirsutum isolate 1008001.06 chromosome D11, Gossypium_hirsutum_v2.1, whole genome shotgun sequence includes the following:
- the LOC107911919 gene encoding kinesin-like protein KIN-UB isoform X2 — protein MASNGYRNGTGTNKGAIKPPASSNIRSSSFKSRLPPSSNHSTGSALRRTSSASFTTAAGVPGRVRVAVRLRPRNAEESTADADFADCVELQPELKRLKLRKNNWESETYEFDEVLTEFASQKRVYEVVAKPVVESVLDGYNGTVMAYGQTGTGKTFTLGRLGEEDTSARGIMVRSMEEILANVTPETDSISVSYLQLYMETIQDLLDPANDNISIVEDPRTGDVSLPGATHVEIKDEPSFLELLRLGEAHRIAANTKLNTESSRSHAILMVHVKRSVLGEEVAIPSESDKSSHFVKPPKPLVRKSKLVLVDLAGSERVQKSGSEGHMLEEAKSINLSLSALGKCINALAENSAHVPIRDSKLTRLLRDSFGGTARTSLIVTIGPSPRHRGETASTILFGQRAMKVENMLRIKEEFDYKSLARRLEIQLDKLIAENERQQKAFDDEVERINLEAQNRVSEVERNFTDALEKERLKCQMEYMESVKKLEEKMIENQRKHQHDGFMKDKCNWEGPGFSEDIAEVKKLLEKEIHMRKEAEKEVNKLKSQLGQHMDAGAGGDAEILKLQIALEDEVHQKKKLEEEIIILRSQMLQLTFEADQMRRCLARGGSGNAYPGLDSPMSQVRDSLSGHKTPVSALFDQVGVQKILDLLESEDANVRIHAVKVVANLAAEEANQERIVEAGGLTSLLMLLRSYEDETVRRVAAGAIANLAMNEANQELIMVQGGISLLSTTASDAEDPQTLRMVAGAIANLCGNDKLQATLRSEGGIKALLGMVRCRHPDVLSQVARGIANFAKCESRASTNGIRSGRSLLIDEGALPWIVQNANNDAAPIRRHIELALCHLAQHEANAKDMINGGALWELVRITRDCSREDIRSLARRTLNSSLLFRSEMRRLRIEL, from the exons ATGGCTTCCAATGGTTACAGAAATGGTACGGGTACCAACAAGGGAGCTATTAAGCCCCCCGCTTCATCTAATATCAGATCATCTTCATTCAAATCAAGGCTTCCTCCTTCATCCAATCACTCGACGGGATCTGCTCTTCGCCGGACTAGCTCTGCCTCTTTCACCACCGCCGCTGGAG TGCCCGGAAGAGTTCGAGTAGCCGTTAGATTAAGGCCGCGAAATGCAGAAGAGTCGACTGCCGATGCAGATTTTGCCGATTGCGTTGAACTCCAACCCgag CTTAAGAGGCTTAAACTTAGGAAGAACAATTGGGAATCAGAAACCTACGAGTTTGATGAAGTGCTTACCGAGTTTGCTTCTCAAAAACGTGTCTACGAAGTTGTTGCTAAACCTGTTGTGGAG AGTGTTCTGGATGGTTATAATGGTACAGTTATGGCTTATGGCCAGACTGGAACTGGGAAAACTTTCACTCTTGGACGATTGGGTGAGGAAGATACATCCGCTCGTGGAATAATGGTTCGTTCAATGGAGGAGATTTTAGCTAATGTTACTCCAGAAACAGATTCCATCTCTGTTTCTTATTTGCAG CTTTACATGGAGACCATCCAGGATCTCCTTGATCCAGCAAATGATAATATTTCCATTGTGGAAGATCCCAGAACTGGAGATGTGTCCTTACCGGGGGCAACTCATGTAGAAATTAAGGATGAGCCGAGTTTTTTGGAGCTACTGAGGTTAGGGGAAGCTCATCGAATTGCTGCAAATACTAAGTTGAATACTGAATCTTCTCGCAGTCATGCCATATTGATG GTACATGTTAAGAGATCAGTCTTGGGAGAAGAAGTTGCCATTCCAAGTGAATCAGACAAGTCTTCTCACTTTGTCAAACCTCCAAAGCCTCTTGTCCGGAAAAGCAAGCTAGTATTGGTAGATTTGGCAGGCTCAGAGCGTGTTCAAAAGTCAG GAAGTGAGGGACACATGTTGGAAGAAGCTAAGTCTATTAACCTGTCACTGAGTGCTTTGGGAAAGTGTATTAATGCTTTAGCAGAGAATAGCGCTCATGTGCCCATTCGTGATTCAAAACTTACGAGGCTACTCAGAGATTCTTTCGGAG GTACTGCCAGGACCTCATTAATTGTTACAATTGGCCCTTCCCCACGACATCGAGGAGAGACTGCAAGTACGATATTGTTTGGTCAAAGG GCAATGAAGGTGGAGAATATGTTGAGAATAAAGGAAGAGTTTGATTATAAAAGTTTGGCTAGAAGGCTTGAAATACAGCTGGACAAGCTCATTGCAGAAAATGAAAGGCAACAGAAGGCTTTTGATGACGAAGTTGAAAGAATAAACTTAGAAGCACAAAACCGTGTCTCTGAGGTTGAGAGAAATTTCACAGATGCCTTAGAG AAGGAACGACTAAAGTGCCAGATGGAATATATGGAATCAGTTAAGAAGCTGGAGGAAAAGATGATAGAAAATCAACGGAAGCATCAGCATGATGGCTTCATGAAGGACAAATGTAATTGGGAG GGGCCTGGATTTTCTGAGGACATTGCTGAGGTAAAAAAACTGTTAGAGAAAGAAATTCATATGAGAAAGGAAGCTGAAAAGGAGGTCAACAAACTTAAAAGTCAACTAGGACAGCACATGGATGCCGGG GCAGGTGGAGATGCTGAAATCTTAAAGCTGCAAATAGCTCTGGAGGATGAGGTTCATCAGAAAAAGAAGCTTGAAGAAGAAATAATAATACTAAGAAGTCAGATGTTACAACTGACTTTTGAAGCCGACCAG ATGAGAAGGTGTCTTGCAAGAGGTGGATCTGGAAATGCTTATCCCGGTTTAGATTCTCCAATGTCTCAAGTTAGGGACTCTTTGAGTGGACATAAGACACCAGTTTCTGCACTATTTGATCAAG TTGGAGTGCAAAAGATATTGGATTTGCTTGAGTCAGAAGATGCTAATGTACGCATTCATGCTGTAAAAGTAGTGGCAAACCTAGCTGCTGAAG AAGCAAACCAGGAAAGGATTGTTGAAGCTGGTGGTCTTACTTCCTTGCTGATGCTTCTAAGAAGTTATGAGGATGAAACTGTTCGCAGAGTAGCAGCCGGTGCAATTGCTAATCTTGCAATGAATg AAGCCAATCAAGAACTCATAATGGTTCAAGGGGGAATCAGTTTATTGTCTACTACAGCATCTGATGCTGAGGATCCTCAGACTCTACGCATGGTTGCTGGAGCTATAGCTAACCTGTGTGGGAATG ATAAACTGCAAGCAACACTGAGGTCTGAAGGTGGAATCAAGGCATTGCTGGGAATGGTGAGATGCAGACATCCAGATGTTCTTTCCCAAGTTGCTCGTGGAATTGCCAACTTTGCAAAATGTGAATCTCGTGCGTCTACTAATG GTATACGAAGCGGGAGATCACTTCTTATTGATGAAGGTGCACTTCCATGGATTGTGCAAAATGCTAACAATGATGCTGCACCTATTAGGCGACACATTGAGCTCGCACTGTGTCATTTGGCACAGCATG AAGCAAATGCAAAGGACATGATAAATGGGGGTGCCCTCTGGGAGCTGGTTCGCATAACACGGGACTGTTCTCGAGAGGACATTAGAAGTCTTGCTCGCCGAACACTGAATTCGAGCCTGTTATTTCGATCTGAAATGAGGCGGCTAAGGATAGAGTTGTGA
- the LOC107911919 gene encoding kinesin-like protein KIN-UB isoform X1 encodes MASNGYRNGTGTNKGAIKPPASSNIRSSSFKSRLPPSSNHSTGSALRRTSSASFTTAAGGDGVPGRVRVAVRLRPRNAEESTADADFADCVELQPELKRLKLRKNNWESETYEFDEVLTEFASQKRVYEVVAKPVVESVLDGYNGTVMAYGQTGTGKTFTLGRLGEEDTSARGIMVRSMEEILANVTPETDSISVSYLQLYMETIQDLLDPANDNISIVEDPRTGDVSLPGATHVEIKDEPSFLELLRLGEAHRIAANTKLNTESSRSHAILMVHVKRSVLGEEVAIPSESDKSSHFVKPPKPLVRKSKLVLVDLAGSERVQKSGSEGHMLEEAKSINLSLSALGKCINALAENSAHVPIRDSKLTRLLRDSFGGTARTSLIVTIGPSPRHRGETASTILFGQRAMKVENMLRIKEEFDYKSLARRLEIQLDKLIAENERQQKAFDDEVERINLEAQNRVSEVERNFTDALEKERLKCQMEYMESVKKLEEKMIENQRKHQHDGFMKDKCNWEGPGFSEDIAEVKKLLEKEIHMRKEAEKEVNKLKSQLGQHMDAGAGGDAEILKLQIALEDEVHQKKKLEEEIIILRSQMLQLTFEADQMRRCLARGGSGNAYPGLDSPMSQVRDSLSGHKTPVSALFDQVGVQKILDLLESEDANVRIHAVKVVANLAAEEANQERIVEAGGLTSLLMLLRSYEDETVRRVAAGAIANLAMNEANQELIMVQGGISLLSTTASDAEDPQTLRMVAGAIANLCGNDKLQATLRSEGGIKALLGMVRCRHPDVLSQVARGIANFAKCESRASTNGIRSGRSLLIDEGALPWIVQNANNDAAPIRRHIELALCHLAQHEANAKDMINGGALWELVRITRDCSREDIRSLARRTLNSSLLFRSEMRRLRIEL; translated from the exons ATGGCTTCCAATGGTTACAGAAATGGTACGGGTACCAACAAGGGAGCTATTAAGCCCCCCGCTTCATCTAATATCAGATCATCTTCATTCAAATCAAGGCTTCCTCCTTCATCCAATCACTCGACGGGATCTGCTCTTCGCCGGACTAGCTCTGCCTCTTTCACCACCGCCGCTGGAGGTGACGGCG TGCCCGGAAGAGTTCGAGTAGCCGTTAGATTAAGGCCGCGAAATGCAGAAGAGTCGACTGCCGATGCAGATTTTGCCGATTGCGTTGAACTCCAACCCgag CTTAAGAGGCTTAAACTTAGGAAGAACAATTGGGAATCAGAAACCTACGAGTTTGATGAAGTGCTTACCGAGTTTGCTTCTCAAAAACGTGTCTACGAAGTTGTTGCTAAACCTGTTGTGGAG AGTGTTCTGGATGGTTATAATGGTACAGTTATGGCTTATGGCCAGACTGGAACTGGGAAAACTTTCACTCTTGGACGATTGGGTGAGGAAGATACATCCGCTCGTGGAATAATGGTTCGTTCAATGGAGGAGATTTTAGCTAATGTTACTCCAGAAACAGATTCCATCTCTGTTTCTTATTTGCAG CTTTACATGGAGACCATCCAGGATCTCCTTGATCCAGCAAATGATAATATTTCCATTGTGGAAGATCCCAGAACTGGAGATGTGTCCTTACCGGGGGCAACTCATGTAGAAATTAAGGATGAGCCGAGTTTTTTGGAGCTACTGAGGTTAGGGGAAGCTCATCGAATTGCTGCAAATACTAAGTTGAATACTGAATCTTCTCGCAGTCATGCCATATTGATG GTACATGTTAAGAGATCAGTCTTGGGAGAAGAAGTTGCCATTCCAAGTGAATCAGACAAGTCTTCTCACTTTGTCAAACCTCCAAAGCCTCTTGTCCGGAAAAGCAAGCTAGTATTGGTAGATTTGGCAGGCTCAGAGCGTGTTCAAAAGTCAG GAAGTGAGGGACACATGTTGGAAGAAGCTAAGTCTATTAACCTGTCACTGAGTGCTTTGGGAAAGTGTATTAATGCTTTAGCAGAGAATAGCGCTCATGTGCCCATTCGTGATTCAAAACTTACGAGGCTACTCAGAGATTCTTTCGGAG GTACTGCCAGGACCTCATTAATTGTTACAATTGGCCCTTCCCCACGACATCGAGGAGAGACTGCAAGTACGATATTGTTTGGTCAAAGG GCAATGAAGGTGGAGAATATGTTGAGAATAAAGGAAGAGTTTGATTATAAAAGTTTGGCTAGAAGGCTTGAAATACAGCTGGACAAGCTCATTGCAGAAAATGAAAGGCAACAGAAGGCTTTTGATGACGAAGTTGAAAGAATAAACTTAGAAGCACAAAACCGTGTCTCTGAGGTTGAGAGAAATTTCACAGATGCCTTAGAG AAGGAACGACTAAAGTGCCAGATGGAATATATGGAATCAGTTAAGAAGCTGGAGGAAAAGATGATAGAAAATCAACGGAAGCATCAGCATGATGGCTTCATGAAGGACAAATGTAATTGGGAG GGGCCTGGATTTTCTGAGGACATTGCTGAGGTAAAAAAACTGTTAGAGAAAGAAATTCATATGAGAAAGGAAGCTGAAAAGGAGGTCAACAAACTTAAAAGTCAACTAGGACAGCACATGGATGCCGGG GCAGGTGGAGATGCTGAAATCTTAAAGCTGCAAATAGCTCTGGAGGATGAGGTTCATCAGAAAAAGAAGCTTGAAGAAGAAATAATAATACTAAGAAGTCAGATGTTACAACTGACTTTTGAAGCCGACCAG ATGAGAAGGTGTCTTGCAAGAGGTGGATCTGGAAATGCTTATCCCGGTTTAGATTCTCCAATGTCTCAAGTTAGGGACTCTTTGAGTGGACATAAGACACCAGTTTCTGCACTATTTGATCAAG TTGGAGTGCAAAAGATATTGGATTTGCTTGAGTCAGAAGATGCTAATGTACGCATTCATGCTGTAAAAGTAGTGGCAAACCTAGCTGCTGAAG AAGCAAACCAGGAAAGGATTGTTGAAGCTGGTGGTCTTACTTCCTTGCTGATGCTTCTAAGAAGTTATGAGGATGAAACTGTTCGCAGAGTAGCAGCCGGTGCAATTGCTAATCTTGCAATGAATg AAGCCAATCAAGAACTCATAATGGTTCAAGGGGGAATCAGTTTATTGTCTACTACAGCATCTGATGCTGAGGATCCTCAGACTCTACGCATGGTTGCTGGAGCTATAGCTAACCTGTGTGGGAATG ATAAACTGCAAGCAACACTGAGGTCTGAAGGTGGAATCAAGGCATTGCTGGGAATGGTGAGATGCAGACATCCAGATGTTCTTTCCCAAGTTGCTCGTGGAATTGCCAACTTTGCAAAATGTGAATCTCGTGCGTCTACTAATG GTATACGAAGCGGGAGATCACTTCTTATTGATGAAGGTGCACTTCCATGGATTGTGCAAAATGCTAACAATGATGCTGCACCTATTAGGCGACACATTGAGCTCGCACTGTGTCATTTGGCACAGCATG AAGCAAATGCAAAGGACATGATAAATGGGGGTGCCCTCTGGGAGCTGGTTCGCATAACACGGGACTGTTCTCGAGAGGACATTAGAAGTCTTGCTCGCCGAACACTGAATTCGAGCCTGTTATTTCGATCTGAAATGAGGCGGCTAAGGATAGAGTTGTGA